In Bacteroidales bacterium, one DNA window encodes the following:
- a CDS encoding MBL fold metallo-hydrolase, whose translation MKVTILYDNTAYLDELTPDWGFAALVEAHDRTILFDTGTEGSILLDNMKKLDFDPRVVEEVFISHAHFDHVGGLSSFLNENSDVKIYVSPSLMEVHHGRETIHVDQPMKLHEHFYSTGEIDQIEQSLVVQTDKGLVVLVGCSHPMMNDILSTASQFGNIYGIVGGLHGFREFELFRDLELICPTHCTQYIKEIKRLYPDKYVEGGAGRIIEI comes from the coding sequence ATGAAGGTTACCATTCTTTATGACAATACTGCATATCTTGATGAGCTCACCCCTGACTGGGGTTTTGCTGCTCTTGTTGAAGCACATGACCGGACCATACTGTTTGACACAGGAACTGAGGGCTCCATATTGCTTGACAACATGAAAAAACTGGATTTTGATCCTCGTGTCGTAGAGGAGGTGTTCATCTCTCATGCCCATTTCGACCACGTTGGAGGACTTTCATCTTTTCTGAATGAAAACAGCGATGTTAAAATATATGTATCACCTTCCCTCATGGAAGTGCATCATGGTAGGGAAACGATTCACGTGGATCAGCCAATGAAACTTCATGAACATTTTTATTCCACTGGTGAGATTGATCAGATTGAACAATCATTGGTTGTTCAAACCGATAAGGGGTTGGTGGTTTTAGTAGGATGTTCCCATCCCATGATGAATGATATTCTTTCCACGGCCTCTCAATTTGGTAATATTTATGGAATTGTTGGTGGATTACATGGATTCAGGGAGTTTGAATTGTTCAGGGACCTTGAGTTGATTTGTCCTACACATTGTACACAATATATTAAAGAAATTAAGAGGTTATATCCGGATAAATATGTTGAAGGAGGAGCCGGAAGAATTATAGAAATTTAG
- a CDS encoding ZIP family metal transporter: MIELSAFTWIALFAVGAAIVNAIGIFAIYKYKEWAEKAKTYFMCFAAGVLISVPLTFALPNAIDKNFYSGFAALVGFLYMFFSNKLIEKRTKQKSLAFGITAIEGIGIHSFVDGIIYAITFSASIAIGILSGIGLVVHEFAEGVITFSVLVEGKISKKKAAWYAFFVAALTTPVGAFIAYPFVNMLNESVLGLALGFVVGVLIYVSASHLLPEARKYEKKHSNWAFLAGVMLALFIVFTKMSPV; encoded by the coding sequence ATGATAGAGTTAAGTGCATTTACATGGATTGCACTATTTGCTGTTGGTGCAGCAATCGTCAACGCGATAGGAATTTTTGCCATTTATAAGTATAAGGAATGGGCTGAAAAAGCAAAAACCTACTTTATGTGTTTTGCTGCTGGTGTTTTAATATCTGTTCCCTTGACTTTTGCTTTGCCTAATGCTATAGATAAAAATTTCTACTCAGGATTTGCTGCTTTGGTTGGATTTTTATACATGTTTTTCAGTAATAAACTGATAGAAAAAAGAACAAAACAAAAAAGTCTGGCTTTTGGTATTACCGCCATTGAGGGTATAGGAATACACTCCTTTGTAGACGGAATTATATATGCCATTACTTTCAGTGCCAGTATAGCGATCGGAATTTTGTCAGGTATCGGTTTGGTTGTCCATGAATTTGCGGAGGGAGTAATTACCTTTTCCGTATTGGTGGAGGGAAAAATAAGTAAAAAGAAAGCTGCATGGTATGCCTTTTTTGTAGCGGCTCTTACTACGCCGGTCGGCGCGTTTATTGCCTATCCGTTCGTAAATATGTTGAATGAATCTGTGCTGGGATTGGCCCTTGGTTTTGTGGTGGGCGTTTTAATTTATGTTTCAGCTTCTCACCTTTTGCCTGAAGCCAGAAAATACGAAAAAAAACATTCCAACTGGGCCTTTTTGGCAGGAGTCATGTTGGCTTTATTTATTGTTTTTACGAAGATGAGTCCGGTTTAA